In Maridesulfovibrio sp., a single genomic region encodes these proteins:
- a CDS encoding flagellin: protein MSLVINHNLMAMNASRNLQESYGNLGVSTRRLSSGLRVGTAADDAAGLAIRELMRADIKSLNQGIRNANDAISMIQTADGALGVIDEKLIRMKELATQAATGTYNSDQRLIIDSEYQAMASEITRIANATDFNGIHLLNGNMSGATSTHDGTGLTSTGPVKIHFGTGNDSAEDYYYISIDTSTASAFGIGVAAGNSVSTQALAQEALDKLQNAIISKDKIRANLGALQNRLENTITNLSIQAENVQASESRISDVDVATEMTEFTRNQILTQSAVAMLSQANGMPRMAMQLIGG, encoded by the coding sequence ATGTCGCTCGTAATCAATCACAACTTGATGGCAATGAATGCTAGCCGCAACCTGCAGGAATCATACGGCAACCTTGGTGTATCAACCAGACGTCTTTCCTCGGGACTGCGTGTCGGCACTGCAGCGGACGATGCAGCCGGGCTCGCAATTCGCGAACTCATGCGCGCTGATATCAAGTCCCTGAACCAGGGTATCCGCAACGCAAACGATGCCATCTCCATGATCCAGACTGCTGATGGAGCTCTCGGGGTCATCGATGAAAAGCTTATCCGCATGAAGGAACTGGCAACACAGGCAGCAACCGGTACTTACAACTCTGACCAGCGCCTTATTATCGACTCTGAATATCAGGCCATGGCTTCAGAAATTACCCGTATCGCCAACGCCACGGACTTCAACGGAATCCACCTGCTTAACGGCAACATGTCCGGCGCCACCAGCACTCATGATGGAACCGGACTGACCTCAACCGGCCCCGTAAAGATCCATTTCGGTACCGGTAACGATTCCGCGGAAGACTACTACTACATCTCCATCGACACCTCGACCGCTTCGGCTTTCGGTATAGGTGTGGCCGCAGGAAACTCAGTTTCCACGCAGGCTCTGGCGCAGGAAGCTCTGGACAAGTTGCAGAATGCAATCATCTCCAAGGATAAGATCCGCGCCAACCTCGGTGCTCTCCAGAACAGACTGGAAAACACCATTACCAACCTCTCAATCCAGGCTGAAAACGTTCAGGCTTCGGAATCTCGTATTTCCGATGTGGACGTTGCGACTGAAATGACCGAGTTCACCAGGAACCAGATTCTTACTCAGTCCGCAGTGGCCATGCTCTCCCAGGCAAACGGTATGCCCAGGATGGCAATGCAGCTCATCGGTGGTTAA
- the icd gene encoding NADP-dependent isocitrate dehydrogenase yields the protein MAMKTVYFIEGDGIGPEVWGAARPILDAAIEKAYGEKKIEWKELLAGEKAYKETGEYLPKATMEALAGAQLAIKGPLQTPVGKGIRSLNVTLRQVFDLYACIRPIRYFQGIESPVKRPDLVDIVVFRENTEDVYAGIEWSSESAEARKVIEFLVDEMGAKIDSSAGVGIKPITPAGSKRLVRSAIDYAIAQGRKSVTLVHKGNIMKFTEGGFRQWGYDLAEQEYAGKVVKDGEDADGKVVINDRIADAMFQELLMRPEQYSVVATTNLNGDYLSDALAAQVGGLGLAPGVNMGAKLAIYEATHGTAPTIAGKDLANPGSILLSGAMLLENNGMEKAADLVKDAVEKTLAAKKVTVDLAGQISGSTQVGCKEFGEIILSNL from the coding sequence TTGGCTATGAAAACCGTATATTTTATTGAAGGTGACGGTATTGGTCCTGAAGTGTGGGGCGCTGCCCGTCCGATTCTTGATGCCGCTATCGAAAAAGCCTACGGCGAAAAGAAAATAGAATGGAAGGAACTTCTCGCAGGTGAGAAAGCGTACAAGGAGACCGGAGAATATCTGCCTAAGGCAACCATGGAAGCTCTGGCCGGTGCCCAGTTGGCCATCAAGGGCCCCCTGCAGACTCCGGTAGGAAAAGGTATCCGTTCGCTGAACGTTACTCTGCGTCAGGTATTTGATCTTTATGCCTGCATCCGTCCGATCCGTTATTTTCAGGGCATCGAATCTCCTGTTAAACGTCCGGACCTCGTTGATATCGTAGTCTTCCGTGAAAATACCGAGGATGTCTATGCCGGTATCGAATGGAGTTCCGAATCCGCAGAAGCCCGCAAGGTAATTGAATTCCTCGTTGACGAGATGGGTGCCAAGATTGATTCTTCCGCCGGTGTAGGCATCAAGCCCATTACCCCGGCAGGATCCAAGCGTCTTGTTCGCAGCGCCATTGATTACGCCATTGCGCAGGGCCGTAAATCCGTAACCCTTGTCCACAAGGGCAACATCATGAAATTCACCGAAGGCGGTTTCCGCCAGTGGGGTTACGATCTTGCCGAGCAGGAATATGCCGGAAAGGTTGTCAAGGACGGAGAGGACGCAGACGGAAAGGTTGTTATAAACGACCGCATCGCGGATGCCATGTTCCAGGAACTGCTCATGCGTCCTGAACAGTACAGCGTTGTAGCCACCACCAACCTCAACGGTGACTATCTTTCCGATGCTCTTGCAGCACAGGTCGGCGGACTCGGACTTGCTCCGGGCGTTAACATGGGTGCTAAACTGGCTATTTACGAGGCCACTCACGGCACCGCTCCGACCATTGCCGGCAAAGATCTGGCCAACCCCGGCAGCATCCTTCTTTCCGGCGCAATGCTGCTGGAAAACAACGGCATGGAAAAAGCTGCGGACCTGGTTAAGGATGCGGTCGAGAAGACTCTTGCCGCCAAGAAGGTCACCGTGGACCTCGCCGGCCAGATCAGCGGTTCCACGCAGGTCGGCTGCAAGGAGTTCGGTGAAATTATTCTTTCCAACCTGTAA